One segment of Setaria viridis chromosome 4, Setaria_viridis_v4.0, whole genome shotgun sequence DNA contains the following:
- the LOC117853725 gene encoding U-box domain-containing protein 6 yields METNSDEAMGTSRHNSHPKVHSTMCNELSLMLDKVSSILPSIEAAQPGCKAGVEELCNLYNIVDKGKLVIQNCIECSSLYLAITSEATAMRCERIRNSLRRSLFLIQNMVEQLLANEVADIHNDLRDVKFIVDPVEGDAGKAILEMLRQSEVTCELELQTFQVAASKLNITSPKAILIERRAIKKLLAKINGTDPKKEGILKYLLYLVRKYGKNIKGETGEKNHTVNASTEIMSSDLVVNGISTQRCISTMESGNVRFDDQNNLLGAATPPPELCCPMSMKLMRDPVIIASGQTYERENIERWFNEGYDTCPRTQMKLRNFTVTPNACMKAVIYNWCKDHELDHTYLPEQFHSYYSVSSLHNVSAPLITEKNRDYMVDYSSSSFGLSAASCTSSPMREAEQSKASFDQFYSNANYQLYLSFCNFDKAMFLGFFHELSELPWELQSKAVKDLKTILNGENQIWQSMVCNGFLEAFHEFLKDDSGTCTLQARRAGIHFFLAFLSSGRDRIPSVCEDVVLLIALLLDSEFKREALLIVHELLQEQRCQKSSLMASIVAPLVFGALDSGDTKCLDLALKIICKISSDNDIKPDLVSSGIISKLSPLLSEGRMTESSLKILRNLSEVKEATEFIIRTDNCLSSISDHLDTGSHREQEHAVVILLAVCSDSAEVCSLAMKEGIIPALVDLSVNGTELARDCSIQLLQLLRDFRRCDQFNSSCSREVAADHVAENPPSDSICKQPISKSARYISRKLNVFTKPRSLTLA; encoded by the exons ATGGAAACTAATAGTGATGAAGCAATGGGTACCTCTCGGCACAATTCTCATCCAAAG GTTCACAGCACAATGTGCAATGAGTTGTCTTTGATGTTGGATAAGGTTTCCTCGATTCTTCCATCAATAGAAGCAGCTCAACCAGGATGCAAAGCAGGTGTAGAGGAACTATGCAACCTATACAACATAGTTGACAAAGGGAAACTCGTAATCCAGAACTGCATTGAATGTAGCAGTCTTTACTTG GCTATCACTAGTGAAGCAACTGCAATGCGGTGTGAAAGGATAAGGAACTCACTGAGGCGGAGCTTGTTCCTGATCCAGAACATGGTTGAACAATTGTTAGCTAATGAG GTGGCTGACATTCATAATGATCTTCGAGATGTGAAATTCATTGTTGATCCAGTGGAAGGGGATGCTGGAAAAGCTATTTTGGAGATGCTTCGGCAATCTGAAGTAACCTGTGAACTCGAACTTCAAACCTTCCAAGTAGCAGCTTCGAAGTTGAATATTACATCCCCCAAAGCTATCTTAATTGAAAGAAGAGCAATCAAGAAATTACTTGCCAAAATAAATGGCACTGATCCTAAAAAGGAAGGAATCCTTAAGTATCTCCTATATCTAGTTAGGAAATATGGGAAGAATATCAAGGGAGAGACTGGTGAGAAAAATCACACCGTGAATGCTTCAACTGAAATCATGAGTTCGGACTTAGTTGTTAATGGAATCAGTACTCAAAGATGCATTTCAACAATGGAGTCTGGAAATGTGAGATTCGACGATCAGAATAATTTATTGGGAGCAGCCACACCACCTCCAGAGTTATGCTGCCCAATGTCTATGAAGCTGATGCGAGATCCTGTTATAATAGCGTCTGGACAAACATATGAAAGAGAAAATATAGAGAGATGGTTCAATGAGGGATATGATACTTGTCCTAGGACACAGATGAAATTAAGAAACTTCACGGTAACTCCAAATGCTTGCATGAAGGCTGTTATTTATAATTGGTGCAAAGATCACGAGCTTGATCATACTTATTTGCCTGAACAGTTTCATAGTTATTACTCTGTATCAAGTTTGCACAATGTCTCGGCACCTCTAATTACTGAAAAGAATAGAGATTACATGGTTGATTATAGCAGTTCATCTTTTGGATTATCAGCTGCTAGTTGTACATCATCCCCAATGAGAGAAGCAGAGCAGTCAAAGGCTAGTTTTGATCAGTTTTATTCGAATGCCAACTACCAGTTGTATTTGTCCTTCTGCAACTTTGATAAAGCAATGTTCTTGGGTTTCTTCCATGAGCTGTCTGAGCTTCCCTGGGAACTACAAAGCAAAGCTGTCAAAGATTTGAAAACTATCCTAAATGGTGAAAATCAAATTTGGCAATCTATGGTATGCAATGGATTTTTAGAAGCATTCCATGAATTCCTTAAGGATGATAGTGGAACATGCACACTGCAAGCTCGGAGAGCTGgaattcatttttttcttgCTTTCCTTTCTAGTGGCAG GGATCGAATTCCTTCAGTTTGTGAAGATGTGGTGCTTCTGATTGCATTACTACTTGATTCCGAGTTCAAAAGGGAAGCTCTTTTGATCGTGCATGAACTGCTCCAGGAACAACGTTGTCAAAAATCTAGTCTCATGGCCTCTATTGTTGCTCCTTTGGTGTTTGGAGCTTTAGACAGTGGAGATACCAAGTGCCTAGACCTCGCTCTGAAGATCATCTGCAAGATTTCATCTGATAATGATATAAAACCTGACCTGGTTTCCTCTGGCATAATCTCAAAGTTATCTCCACTTCTCAGTGAAGGCAGGATGACAGAGTCTTCTTTGAAGATTTTACGGAACCTAAGTGAAGTGAAAGAAGCCACAGAGTTCATAATAAGAACAGACAATTGCCTCAGTTCCATTTCAGATCATCTTGACACAGGAAGCCACAGAGAACAGGAGCATGCGGTAGTTATCCTTCTTGCAGTATGTTCTGACAGTGCTGAGGTTTGTTCACTTGCCATGAAGGAAGGTATCATCCCAGCCCTGGTTGACTTATCAGTGAATGGAACTGAGCTGGCAAGAGATTGCTCAATCCAGCTGCTTCAGCTTTTGAGGGACTTCAGGCGATGCGATCAGTTCAACAGTTCATGCTCAAGGGAGGTAGCTGCCGATCATGTTGCTGAGAACCCACCAAGTGATTCAATTTGCAAACAGCCAATTTCGAAGTCTGCACGGTATATTTCAAGAAAGCTCAACGTTTTCACGAAACCACGGTCGCTTACCCTTGCCTGA